A region of Lycium barbarum isolate Lr01 chromosome 1, ASM1917538v2, whole genome shotgun sequence DNA encodes the following proteins:
- the LOC132628362 gene encoding photosynthetic NDH subunit of lumenal location 3, chloroplastic — protein MANTTNLNIIFEALSLIPKIHGVQNFQKKAKTVSQKTEEIQENLPARTTRRLALGLATIALFANSGIENSLAEDNNGFFITGPLRVPSVSTNIINKETGTRSFLKKGMYIANIGTKGRIHRLKRYAFDLLALGDLIGSDAWNYVRKYLRIKSTFMYYDFDEVITAAQENDKQPLTDLANRLFDNVEKLEDAVKQKNLPQTQSCYQETTTILQEVMDRMA, from the exons ATGGCTAACACAACAAATTTGAACATTATATTTGAAGCTCTTTCACTCATTCCCAAGATTCATGGTGTtcaaaattttcagaaaaaggCAAAAACAGTTAGCCAAAAAACtgaagaaattcaagaaaatttacCAGCAAGGACTACAAGAAGACTAGCATTAGGCCTAGCTACAATTGCTTTATTTGCAAATTCAGGCATTGAAAATTCTCTTGCTGAAGATAATAATGGATTTTTTATCACTGGTCCATTACGAGTCCCTTCAGTATCCACCA ACATTATAAACAAGGAGACAGGTACAAGATCATTTCTCAAAAAAGGAATGTACATTGCTAACATTGGAACAAAAGGGAGAATTCATAGGCTGAAGAGATATGCATTTGATCTATTAGCATTGGGGGATTTGATTGGATCAGATGCCTGGAATTATGTGAGGAAGTATCTGAGGATTAAGTCTACTTTCATGTACTATGATTTTGATGAAGTTATCACAGCTGCACAAGAGAATGATAAGCAACCTTTGACTGATCTTGCCAATCGATTATTCGACAACGTTGAGAAG CTTGAAGATGCTGTGAAGCAAAAGAACCTGCCTCAAACACAGTCATGTTATCAAGAAACAACTACCATTCTCCAAGAAGTCATGGACAGAATGGCATAA